A window of the Henckelia pumila isolate YLH828 chromosome 3, ASM3356847v2, whole genome shotgun sequence genome harbors these coding sequences:
- the LOC140892752 gene encoding transcription factor JUNGBRUNNEN 1-like isoform X1, with protein MSQRTMSSSTGKEEEEDDGDVPLPGFRFHPTDEELVGFYLRRKVEKRPLSIQLIKQVDIYKYDPWDLPKSSNSEDKEWYFFCKRGRKYRNSVRPNRVITGSGFWKATGIDKQIYSSSSSEGSRDCIGLKKSLVYYQGSAGKGTKTDWMMHEFRLPPAAGPDKGPKNIIVVDAKSNNIAREAEVWTLCRILKRNNSYKKVAMAADWREAAAKRSNNVSHSTVDTSSETCSVESCDKIGYNVISFSTNSTPVLSHHNFQHQYYEKKPYACDVDCTMNSNQHFHGQYFMSSAKSQAPSSSSSMCAADTNINHDEFLRHVENWEDLQSIVDNAAAAATHPFYL; from the exons atgtcaCAGCGAACCATGAGTAGTAGTACTggtaaagaagaagaagaagatgatggtgATGTTCCACTTCCAGGGTTCAGATTTCATCCGACTGATGAAGAACTCGTGGGGTTTTATCTTCGAAGGAAGGTCGAAAAGAGACCATTAAGCATCCAACTCATAAAACAAGTTGATATCTACAAGTATGATCCATGGGATCTTCCAA AATCAAGTAACTCAGAGGATAAAGAGTGGTACTTCTTCTGCAAAAGAGGAAGAAAATACAGAAACAGCGTAAGACCCAACAGAGTAATAACAGGTTCCGGATTCTGGAAAGCGACTGGTATCGATAAACAAATATACTCCTCATCATCATCAGAAGGAAGCCGTGATTGCATTGGGTTAAAGAAATCACTCGTGTATTATCAGGGAAGCGCCGGAAAGGGTACCAAGACCGATTGGATGATGCACGAGTTCCGGCTGCCGCCTGCTGCTGGCCCCGACAAAGGACCCAAGAATATTATTGTAGTGGATGCTAAAAGCAATAATATTGCTCGAGAAGCT GAAGTTTGGACCCTATGCAGAATACTGAAGCGCAACAACTCCTACAAGAAAGTCGCCATGGCCGCAGATTGGAGAGAAGCCGCCGCGAAGAGAAGCAACAACGTTAGCCATTCGACAGTAGACACGAGCTCCGAGACATGCAGCGTGGAGTCTTGCGATAAAATCGGCTACAACGTCATTAGTTTCAGTACTAACTCTACACCAGTACTAAGTCACCACAATTTCCAGCACCAATATTACGAGAAGAAACCCTATGCATGTGATGTTGATTGTACTATGAATTCTAACCAACATTTTCACGGCCAATATTTCATGAGCTCCGCGAAATCTCAGGCCCCGTCTTCTTCGAGCTCTATGTGTGCCGCTGACACTAATATTAATCATGATGAGTTTCTAAGGCATGTTGAGAATTGGGAGGATCTTCAGTCCATCGTCGACAATGCTGCTGCTGCGGCTACACATCCCTTCTATTTGTGA
- the LOC140892752 gene encoding transcription factor JUNGBRUNNEN 1-like isoform X2, whose protein sequence is MSSSTGKEEEEDDGDVPLPGFRFHPTDEELVGFYLRRKVEKRPLSIQLIKQVDIYKYDPWDLPKSSNSEDKEWYFFCKRGRKYRNSVRPNRVITGSGFWKATGIDKQIYSSSSSEGSRDCIGLKKSLVYYQGSAGKGTKTDWMMHEFRLPPAAGPDKGPKNIIVVDAKSNNIAREAEVWTLCRILKRNNSYKKVAMAADWREAAAKRSNNVSHSTVDTSSETCSVESCDKIGYNVISFSTNSTPVLSHHNFQHQYYEKKPYACDVDCTMNSNQHFHGQYFMSSAKSQAPSSSSSMCAADTNINHDEFLRHVENWEDLQSIVDNAAAAATHPFYL, encoded by the exons ATGAGTAGTAGTACTggtaaagaagaagaagaagatgatggtgATGTTCCACTTCCAGGGTTCAGATTTCATCCGACTGATGAAGAACTCGTGGGGTTTTATCTTCGAAGGAAGGTCGAAAAGAGACCATTAAGCATCCAACTCATAAAACAAGTTGATATCTACAAGTATGATCCATGGGATCTTCCAA AATCAAGTAACTCAGAGGATAAAGAGTGGTACTTCTTCTGCAAAAGAGGAAGAAAATACAGAAACAGCGTAAGACCCAACAGAGTAATAACAGGTTCCGGATTCTGGAAAGCGACTGGTATCGATAAACAAATATACTCCTCATCATCATCAGAAGGAAGCCGTGATTGCATTGGGTTAAAGAAATCACTCGTGTATTATCAGGGAAGCGCCGGAAAGGGTACCAAGACCGATTGGATGATGCACGAGTTCCGGCTGCCGCCTGCTGCTGGCCCCGACAAAGGACCCAAGAATATTATTGTAGTGGATGCTAAAAGCAATAATATTGCTCGAGAAGCT GAAGTTTGGACCCTATGCAGAATACTGAAGCGCAACAACTCCTACAAGAAAGTCGCCATGGCCGCAGATTGGAGAGAAGCCGCCGCGAAGAGAAGCAACAACGTTAGCCATTCGACAGTAGACACGAGCTCCGAGACATGCAGCGTGGAGTCTTGCGATAAAATCGGCTACAACGTCATTAGTTTCAGTACTAACTCTACACCAGTACTAAGTCACCACAATTTCCAGCACCAATATTACGAGAAGAAACCCTATGCATGTGATGTTGATTGTACTATGAATTCTAACCAACATTTTCACGGCCAATATTTCATGAGCTCCGCGAAATCTCAGGCCCCGTCTTCTTCGAGCTCTATGTGTGCCGCTGACACTAATATTAATCATGATGAGTTTCTAAGGCATGTTGAGAATTGGGAGGATCTTCAGTCCATCGTCGACAATGCTGCTGCTGCGGCTACACATCCCTTCTATTTGTGA